CTTGTCCATCTCGATTCGATTGATCTGGATGCGCAGGCGCATACGGTCACGGTGGGCGCTGGCGTTCGCTATGGAACGCTTGCTCCGGTTATCGACGCCAAAGGTTTTGCGGTGCATAACCTGGCCTCACTGCCTCATATAACCGTTGCCGGTGCCATTGCCACGGCCACACACGGCTCTGGAATTAAAAATGGTAACCTCGCCACGGCAGTTCGAGGGCTGGAGATTGTCGACTCCTACGGGAACGTGAAGACATTCTCCCGTGAGAAAGATGGCGAAGATTTTCTCGGCTCTGTTGTTGCACTCGGCGCGCTGGGCATTGTGACCAAGGTCACGCTCAATGTACTGCCGCGCTTTGATATGACACAGGTGGTTTATCGCAATCTCTCCATCAATGAGCTGGAGCATAATCTCGAAACGATCATGGGTAGTGGTTACAGCGTGAGCCTGTTTACCGACTGGCAAAACCACAAGATCAACCAGGTCTGGATCAAGCGCCGTGTCAAGCCCGGCGAACATCACGAGATCGCGGCAGAGTTTTACGGGGCAAAGCGCGCCACAGAGAACATGCATCCCATCGATGGTCATTCCGCGGTGAATTGCACCGAACAGATGGGCGTTCCAGGCCCCTGGTATGAACGGATGCCGCATTTCAAGATGAACTTCACTCCCTCAAGCGGAGCCGAGTTGCAGACGGAGTATTTCGTATCGCGCGATCGCGGTTATGAAGCGATCCGGGCCGTGGAGGAGCTGCGTGACAAGATCACGCCACACCTCTTTATCACCGAGATACGCGCCATTGCAGCAGACAACCTTTGGATGAGCATGGCTTATAAACGTGACTCGCTGGCGATCCACTTCACATGGAAGCCCGAGACGCCGGAAGTCCACGCTGTTCTACCGCTCATTGAGGAAAAGCTCGCCCCGTTTCAAGCAAGGCCGCACTGGGCAAAGGTCTTCACTGTGGCTCCGGAGCGATTGCACAAGCTCTACGAAAAAATGCCGGACTACAAAGCACTGATGCGACAGCATGACCCACAAGGCAAATTTCACAACGAGTTTGTGGATAAGAACGTCTTCAATGCCTAAGAGCCAGCCGTCAGGCACACTTTATCCGATGGCATTTCTGGTAGCCTCAAGATGTGGGCTTTCATGAATTTCTCGGTAACCCGGGCACTGTAGAGCGGCTGCGTGAAACCGTCCTGCACCAGCGCATTCCCCAGGCGATTATCCTTGCCGGGCCGCGCGGCGCGGGCAAATACACCCTAGCGTTGATGTACATCCGCCTCGTGAATTGCCTCAGCCCTACTGAAACCGATGGCTTGCCCGACTACTGCGGCGTGTGCCGCAACTGCGAGCGCATCGGTCAGGCCGCAGACCTTGAAGCCAAAGTCGTCGAAGCCGTCTCGGCACGCGAGGATCTACGCGAGACCGATAAGCGCGAGACTCGCATTCTTATCCAGCCGCATCCGGACATTCTGATTATTCCGCCCGATCCGCCGCAGAATCTCATCAAAATCGGCCAGGTTCGCCAGGTTATCCACAATGCCTATTATCGGCAG
This DNA window, taken from Acidicapsa ligni, encodes the following:
- a CDS encoding FAD-binding protein — encoded protein: MDKRQFLKTSSAIATGALLSRVANADTASSTEPTAHETNWAGNLRYHADHLFAPRNVDEVQQTVRKCAKLRALGSRHSFNTIADSQSNQISLVHLDSIDLDAQAHTVTVGAGVRYGTLAPVIDAKGFAVHNLASLPHITVAGAIATATHGSGIKNGNLATAVRGLEIVDSYGNVKTFSREKDGEDFLGSVVALGALGIVTKVTLNVLPRFDMTQVVYRNLSINELEHNLETIMGSGYSVSLFTDWQNHKINQVWIKRRVKPGEHHEIAAEFYGAKRATENMHPIDGHSAVNCTEQMGVPGPWYERMPHFKMNFTPSSGAELQTEYFVSRDRGYEAIRAVEELRDKITPHLFITEIRAIAADNLWMSMAYKRDSLAIHFTWKPETPEVHAVLPLIEEKLAPFQARPHWAKVFTVAPERLHKLYEKMPDYKALMRQHDPQGKFHNEFVDKNVFNA